The Macadamia integrifolia cultivar HAES 741 chromosome 4, SCU_Mint_v3, whole genome shotgun sequence genome contains the following window.
CAACACTATGAAATGCTACTATCCCTCGTTAGAGTCCACCCAGAAGAGGCTGGTGATGCTGTTGCCTCCTGTGATTGGTACCATTGCCAGTACAGTGTTTGTCCTCTTCCCCAGCAATCGTCATGGAATTGGGTACCCTTCAAGCCAGACTCCTCCAGCTCAAGACTCCTTCTAGAGAGTGACCTTCCCATCCTAAGAAGGAAGATATGATAACCAGTCTTCTTATGATGCTTCCTTTACAGGGTGTGTgaattttatgtattttataatctgatttctcctcctctttcttctactATGAGATGCTGTGTGTCATTCATGAGGACACCGTACGTGCCATGCATGTCTTTGTATGCATTAAAAAGTGGATATAGCCCCAATGTATAATTAATTGGATCatgattatgattatgattatggTTACCACCAACTTTACCGATAAGTTTCTGTTAGTGTTCAACctaatgaatgcattggtgtgTCAATTTGGGATTGGAACGGGGATCTGTGCTCTGTTAAGACTTTGAAACTGATCCATTCCGTTACTAAATGActaaatggtgcggttttggGGGACTGAAATTGGGACTGATTATTAAATGGGACGGGACATTTCTTTAATTAGATTTTCAATGTGTTTTGAACCGAAAGatcaataaaaaatcaaatgaatCAGAACCACTAGAACAAATTTTAGATGCATATTTACTTATTTAGAATTGGTTAATATTTAATGGTTATAACTTATATAAATGTTGTCTcataattaaaaggaaaaactaaGGGTACGTTGTTAATTAATATTGTTATTACTTATAAATGAGGattggggattaggatttaaCTTCATGACTTACGAGTTAGGGTTAGTTTATAATGTTATTGGTATTAAGAGTGTTTGGGATTTTGAGTGCGTAGAACCATTACAGAAAGAAATGGACCCAAACTGTACAGTTATTAAATGGGAGTGGATCCTAAATTtcaaaccatttagtaaatgatatAATTTTGGGATTGGCCCCGTTTGGGACCAAAACAGTTAAGGAACCATCCCAATCACGTAGAGCCTTCCCATTTGACATGCTTATATCAGTGGGTCTAGATTCCATTATAACGTGGACAAATTGGTATATGAAGGCATTCAAAGTCCAAAAGTTTTCCTTAGAGGGATTATTGAACATGTGCATTTGGTTTGTTGGAGGAACAACAGTTTACTCAGTTGATCAATAGCTAGACCCAGTCACAGAAACACCCGCAACATGACATGGTAGGAAACAAGGGTAGAGGAAGAGTCTATGGCGGCTCGTAGTAGCCTTCGGCTTGATATGTTAATGAGGAAAAAAAGACTCCTTTTACTTTGAAGCTTTACAGAACTTCCGCCACGggcatcttttttcttttttggagtgCACGTGATGTTAGCATAAGCTTCCTCATTTGAGTTTGTCATATAATTTgtaaccttaatttttttttttttttttttttttttcagttttagcATAATGCAATTTTTATCAATAAGTGTAAATCCTGCCATTTCATATGCTTACTCCAAAAATATGCAAAAACAATGataattatttataataacaATATGATAAgtcacttttaaattattttaaaatcctcttaaagaacttttgaaaataaaatcatgtacaataaaaaaaacaatcacAAGTTCTAAACATTTACagaggtgtcatttagacaaTTTCCATATATATTGTCACAAATATTGCTTGTAGAAGTATTAGCTGggctttctaccaaaaaaaaaaaagttcaaattcAATTAATATATTGTCCATACTCCATATCATAATCTAGTTAAAGCTTTTAACTTTCAAAAGAAGtacttaggctgcgtttggtaccGTTTCTGGACATTTTGtgttaaaaatggaaatttcaatttctgtgtcaatatgtccttttttattttttattttttggaacaaaactgAGATGACGGAAATACCTTTTGTCATTCCATCAATTCTtgtttctaccttttttttttttttttttttttttttgagataaaacatattataaatgcaccaaaagctttattcagtttttttattctcataaaatgaaaaaactccaaaaacatttttttgaaacgttaccaaacgcagtcTTAGTATTTACTCCTCCACAAATGGCTTCACATATTAAAGGATAGATAAACGAGCATGCTAGCAATTGcttcccctccctccctccctccctctttcttctctctttctcttgctacCATCATTGCTACTACTATATATAGACACAAATATGGTTTAGGATCTTCCAAAGCTGAGGAAGATACAATCCCCCACTACACTTAAAACCCTATATTTAGAGTAGACAAATGGCGAGTTACAAGAATATTCCATCTTCAAGTTCCGGGAAAAACCAAGAGAAACAAGGCATGAGCATGACAGACAAGGCATTTCAAGGGATGAGCAACCTTCTTAGGCTTCTCCCCACTGGAActgtcttcttctttcaagTCCTGAATCCAATCTTCACCAACAATGGCCATTGTCACCCCATCAACAAGGTCTTTACTGGTTTTCTCCTTGCTGTCTGCGCCTTCTCCTGCTGCTTTTCATGTTTTACAGACAGTTACGTAGGCAGTGATGGAATGGTTCATTATGGGATTGCAACCATTAGTGGGCTCTCGCCATCGCCGGCTTCCGACGCGGTGGATTTGTAGGCGTATAAGCTTAGATTTGGGGACTTTGTTCATGCCTTCTGGACACTGATTGTGTTTGCAGTGGTTTCACTATTGGACCCAAACACCATGAACTGTTACCATCCATCGTTTGTGATTGGTGAGAAGGTGTTGGTCATGGTTTTGCCACCAGTGGTTGGTTTTCTTGCCAGTGcagtgttcttcttcttccctagaAAACGTCATGGGCTTGGGAACCCTGCAAGCTAGTGATCAGTCCCAATCTGTTCTTGATGCATGGACCCTTCCTTTCACAATGTATGTGTGAATTTCTCTACTCTAATctgattccttcttcttcttcttcttcttcttcttcttctttctcccattgTGTAATGTTTGCTTTCACTGTggaatttcttgtttttctaaTGTGATACAGTATTGAATGATAGCTTTCTCCTTATTCCTTCAATGGCTTCCTTGAGAGCAACCTAATAAAAattgttattttcttgtttcaatatttttataaaagaatAAGGACCTTACTTTATCAGTTTgtttaatgaaagaaaatccaAGGAGTTTGgatattcaattaaaaaaaggaatattctGTAATCatatgaccatattacaaaaaCAATTATATATAACATATGGTTCAACTTTTAATTATGATGTGTAATACCATTGAGACAAAAAACAACCATGTATATACGATGTCATTGAACTTTTAGTCATGATGTATAGTAATATTTTTTTGCTCCTCTAAACAAAGAAGATGGCCCTCTACAAGTATACGAAAGAGGGCATGCACTCAATTTTGCACTGTTTTTTTTCTATAGACAAAAAGGGAAAGGGTTCCCTAAAAGACAGTGTGGTCCATGCATCAACGGGAAAGTCAATGAAAGCACTAGTCGAAGTATCAACGAGGtgggattttcacctttcataaGGGGTGGGGCGTTCATTCCACCCCTTAATGTGTCTGGGTGCAGGGGCCACGTTGACTTTTaagtttctttttctcaaataaATGTTGGGGAATTGAACACTCCCAGGTGGCGTGGCTCTTGCACCCAGACACATAGGACAGCAAAATGATGACCTATCCATATGAACTCAAAAAACCCAACCTCTATTTATGTGTAGGTGTGCCACCTCATTAACCTCACGTTGGTGCATGGGCCACATGACCAAGGAGCATTGTTTTCCCCATAAATATACATGTATCTTCCTATAACCAATTGGAAAAAATGTCATTTGCGTAAATACTCCAGTTAAGAGAGTGGTTTCTTGATGGTTCATGCTCTAGTTGTGCCACAGGCAAGATGTAGCAATTCTAGTTCTTGGATAGATACACCATGGTATTTGATAGCATTCTGGTGATCAATCAAATACGTTCATACGTCCAATTTACATTCCTTTAACCTCTTTTGTAAATTTGTTGTATTGTATGAGTGTTTTTTCATTGGTGATACGGGAGGGTGTCCTTTGGAAGGGGAGAGACAAAGAGATGTAGAGAGAGTGAGCCAACCTAGGGGTGGTGGGGGTAGTGGGGACGATAACTTCATGGTATTTATAAAAGGGATACTGttctctaggggtgtcaatttggccTCATCAATGCAACCTGCCCCAAGCTTGAATAGGGCCTGAGTTTACTTTTCCAACTCGCAGGGTGGGTATGGGCTCAAATTTTCAAGCCTTAGTTAGGTTTGGCTGAGCATAGGCTGAAGTCTTGTGTTAAGTTCAATTCATCCAGCCTAGCCCAGTTCAGCCCAATCTGGCCCTATGTATAAttaattgttaagtttgtctcgaattcttgacccgttttgtaGAATAAGTTGCTTCGATATATTTTAGTGGCGAgtcaaatgggatttttttttttagatctatgatggaagcagagtgGTTGGGCCCGATCGACCACAACCCGGTGGATCGATCcgcgacttggaggagtatataatgtactatatATTGTCTTTGTTGAGCAAGCAgttgtaatttgggggttttttctAGCTAAGGATTCAAAGCGAGTTTTGTTACCACTCCTTGagtgtaatctttcttctacatagtgaaacattttcttcttcacccgaagatgtagcacaccacattggattgtgaaccttgttaaatctttaTGTTGTGAGGAtttgtgtttgtttattttcgtatttattGGTGTTTGCTATAATATTGATGTATatgaataaattattatatACACACACTACGCATCCACACTCTTTATTTtttactccattttttttttttttactccattttttaatatattcaaaCCACTCTAAATAGCCGACCCATTGAGTTAGGATGAGGCTGAGTTTGTTATTGTTAACAAACCACTCCAAACTCTTTTAGGGACTATGTTATATATtcatttattaatatatttttcttaggTTATCAATATAAGAATTATTGGTGTCAGTGATGTTTAGTTTTCTCCTTGTCTTATCTGCAATGCATACAAGGACATAATTGACAACATACAAGGGTAACCAAGGTCAATCAAGGCCAGTTTGCCCCTGAAAATGGTAAAATTAGGGGTTCACAAGATCAATCAAGGCCAACGTGGCTCAAGGTCAATTAGGACAATGCTAGATTGGGTTTAACCCGACAGGGCTGAGCCTAGATTGAGAGCCTGGATTTAGATATCCCAGCTCAACCTTGGGCTAAGCTGAATATGGTTTGAGTTAAGAGATCTTAAGGTTGGACTAGGGTTCtgaaaaacccaacccaacccaacccaacccaacccaactcacaGGCAGTACTCCTAATGTTATCTGTTTAGGAGTATAGTGATACCCCTATATGCTGCGGTGACCCCAGTGTACGGTCCCCTATCCCTGAACACCCTTCCGAAGCTTCTTTTAATTTGTTAGCAGCGGCCATTGTCTAGATGTTGCGGTGACCCCATTGTACTTTCCCCTATCCCTGAACGCCCTTCCGAAGCTTCTTTTAATTTGTTAGCAGCGGCCATTGTGACATGAGGGTATTGACTCAAGTATTCACTAGCCTACCTATTATTTTGTAAGACCATCTAATACATTTTGGTCCAAATCGGTTGGGAATCGGCCGGAATGGGTCAAGAATTGGCTTAACCCTAGAAATGCATTCAATATGGATTAGCTCGAATTGGGATCATTCTTGGCCAATTTTGATCCAAACCCGAGTTTTAAAATCTTGAAGATGGACCACCAAAGCTAAAATAATACAACTAATGATGTGATTGGATCTAAAGACCACCTATGTCCTTATTTGGTTCCATGTTTTTGCTTATCTTGGGCTACACGATCAAGGATTGTTCTTTTCCCCTAAATATATGGAATATTCTCAGTGTAAATATGCATGGCAACACTAAGTTGTCAACATCTGATTTAGATTATATAGAAACATAATATATTATGAAAGGTATATAGCATTCTTGTTTTCTCTATTACCATTTTTATCCCTACCTTAAGGTTAAGACGATTGTCCCCCTATTCTCAAAAGGAGGGAAAATTCCCTTAGATGTCGAAGATTGTTATCGCTTGGATGTTGGTGATTGTTATCGTGCCTCTCCTCCAAAGGGTCCTCAACCCCCTAAGAACTTATTCcttgttgagatttttttttttttggggggggggggtggggttgacATGCTCTATGGAATCTTAGGTCTTAGCCTTAGGTTTTGTTATGTTTCAATTCTTATTGTCTTTGCCTGATTAGGTGGGCCCTGCACAGGTGGTGGTGGATTGCAGTTgttccccttttttgtttcgtCCTTAGGGTTGCGGCCCTTTGGCCCTCTGTTCTAACTCTCTGAGTGCTGGAGGGTTGCCCCAGCTTGCTTGTATATggttctttttccttatttgcaACAAATTTGATATTACCTATCAAAATAAGTAaatgggtgggtgggtgggtgggttgggggggggggggtgggttggaAATTCGTATAGTGACAGGCGACTTAGGGGCAATTAACCAtgcttaaataaataaaacccttAGAAAACTTCCAAACGAGTAGAAAAATCAAAGGCCCCACTTAATAAGAGTACAAGGCTTTATATAACTAGGTTTGAAAGATGAAAGGGGGTGCAGATTTTAGAGCAAGCAAATGGAGAAAGTCCTCCCATTttatggtgtgacaatattgaTGCCACTTATTTTCAACCAATCCAATATTTCATGTATGCAACAAGTATGTGGAGCTCGACTTGCACTTTGTGTGTGAGTAGGTGGTGCGATGTGAACTACAAGTTATGTCAAATCACTCATTCACCTTTTTATTTCCACTATTAATCAGATTGAATATTATCATTGACACATTATGAGAACCTTCAACTTGAAGGGATGTATTGAGTCATACCATATTTGACACTGCAAATTAAGTTTGAGTTCAAATAGGTTTTAgctttcttaatttctttcttttatttttatttttattttatttatttatttattttttttttcagatgggTACGCTATAGAAGGGGTGAGAGCAAAGGTAACAGTCAGGAGATTCGAACTTGAAAACTCTTGGTGAGTCTAGGCTTAGCACACCACAATCTCACTAACTATGCTAGGCTATTATTGTTGGCTTTCTTAACTTAAATTGATTAGGCTTAGTAGCTAGCTACTTTTCTTACATGAGGAAGGGGTCTTATAATTATGTACAAAGTTGGTTAGTTTGGGTTTCTTACCCAAAAGCATGTATTCATGACAAATACATGCTTAGTGTGTGAGAGCAAATTCAAtcaacttcttcttctcattagaATTCATAGCTCTGTTACAACACAAGTCCAAGAATTTAAGTTAACCAAAATCCACAGGTAAGTCCAATTCCACTTTCTCTTACTATATATACACCTAAGGGTTGAGGAAGAAATTAACAATAATCCACTACAGTTGGAGCCCTAAATTTTAAGAGTTAGAAGAATGGAGAATGACAAGGTTACTAGTCCATCTTCCTCAAGTTCAgctgagaagaagaaagagaaagttgGTATGGTTAACAAGACATTAAAGGGGATGAGTGACCTTATCCAATATCTACCCACTGGGACTGTCTTCCTGTTTCAAACCCTGAATCCAATCTTCACCATAGCAGGGCATTGTACTGAAATCAATGAGATCCTTACTGGGATTTTCCTTGCTTTCTGTGCTACCTCCTGTGTGTTTTCATGTTTTACAGATAGTTATGTTGGCAGTGATGCTCTGATTCATTATGGAATTGCAACCTTTGATGGGCTCTGGCCGGCGCCGAATTCGGACAATATCGATATTTCGAAGTACAAGATTACATTAGGGGATGTGGTTGATGCCTTATGTTCATTGATTGTGTTTGCAGTGATTGCTATATTGGACCCAAACACTACCAACTGCTTCTATCCGGAGTTTGGGGTTTTTCAGAAGGTGTTGGTGGTGATTTTGCCAGCCGTGGTTGGTTTCTTTGCTTCTACAGTGTTCAACTTCTTCCCCAAAAAACGTCATGGGATTGGGAGGATCCCTGCATGCTATAGTTAGATCTACCCCAATCCACCCTGTTCATCGATAAATAACACAATCCCAATCTGTTCTTGATGGGTGCTTCATTTCACTATGTGTTTGTGAATCTATATACtctaattaaaataattaacaaaaaaaaaaaaaaaaaaaaaNNNNNNNNNNNNNNNNNNNNNNNNNNNNNNNNNNNNNNNNNNNNNNNNNNNNNNNNNNNNNNNNNNNNNNNNNNNNNNNNNNNNNNNNNNNNNNNNNNNNNNNNNNNNNNNNNNNNNNNNNNNNNNNNNNNNNNNNNNNNNNNNNNNNNNNNNNNNNNNNNNNNNNNNNNNNNNNNNNNNNNNNNNNNNNNNNNNNNNNNNNNNNNNNNNNNNNNNNNNNNNNNNNNNNNNNNNNNNNNNNNNNNNNNNNNNNNTGTagctttacccaaaaaaaaaaaagatacatatGATGTAGTTGAACTCTAAATTATGATTCATCATacaattaagaaaaaaacaaatattatGTATTAGAAGTCTTGGTTGAATTTTTAGTTATGATGTATAATACTATTTTCACTCTATAATGCGAAGAAGACCACCCTTTATGTGTAGAAAAGAGGGCAATTCCATTTGATTATAGTATCAATTATGTAACCAattgtcaaaaaaaataaaaaaaatagagaatacaAATTCATTCATGGCGTATAGAGGTGAAATAgattgggtttcttaaaactaacccaaccctaggtcctcaaaattcaacccaggcccaacccatcTCTGTCGTGTTCATGTTgaggcccaacccaactctaattgaccctatcagggcTAGGTTGGGTCGGGTCGAGTTAGGTCAAACAGAATTGGGTTGGATTGACCTCAAAAGATATGAAGCAGTGGATCACGCAAAGCAAGCCTTTTTTTAAGTTTTGGATTAGAGGAccataagagagagaaaagaaagcttGAGAGTAAGGGTGGCAAACCGTAGGCCAAAACGGTGACTCAAATTGAAGCTTATTGTGACACTGAACCTAAATTGGACCGCACCAAAATCAATCGAAAGCAAATCAAATCCATCTAATCTTCACTCCAACCAAACAGATGATTCTCTTGTCTTCTccatgttgttttatggttgtccttgttggcaactcggccacgtggcggtgatgacgtggccagtttgggtgacgtggatgaaaatgatgacatggcagtatccag
Protein-coding sequences here:
- the LOC122075283 gene encoding protein DMP2-like, translating into MENDKVTSPSSSSSAEKKKEKVGMVNKTLKGMSDLIQYLPTGTVFLFQTLNPIFTIAGHCTEINEILTGIFLAFCATSCVFSCFTDSYVGSDALIHYGIATFDGLWPAPNSDNIDISKYKITLGDVVDALCSLIVFAVIAILDPNTTNCFYPEFGVFQKVLVVILPAVVGFFASTVFNFFPKKRHGIGRIPACYS